A stretch of Desulfurivibrio alkaliphilus AHT 2 DNA encodes these proteins:
- a CDS encoding HAD family hydrolase, translated as MSDYTTIMFDFGGVVAAEGFRTGLEAIGGEHGLDPAETFRLGKEIVFDGGYVVGAVDEAAYWNEFRRRTGIVASNTELRRHILDRFRPYPEMLAALARLRQLGFTLVMVSDQTNWLDELNERHQFFPLFHRVFNSYHHGRSKRDSRFFIEVLAELNSPPAAAIFLDDDPGNVERAQSVGINTVLVTSPRQALKELAQILGVIDL; from the coding sequence ATGAGCGACTATACAACCATTATGTTTGATTTTGGCGGGGTTGTAGCCGCCGAGGGCTTTCGCACCGGGCTGGAGGCCATCGGGGGTGAACACGGGCTTGATCCTGCCGAAACTTTCCGCCTGGGCAAAGAAATTGTTTTCGACGGCGGCTATGTGGTGGGGGCGGTGGATGAGGCCGCCTACTGGAACGAGTTCCGCCGCCGCACCGGGATTGTCGCCTCCAATACGGAGTTGCGCCGCCATATCCTTGATCGCTTCCGGCCGTACCCGGAAATGTTAGCTGCCCTGGCTCGCCTGCGGCAACTCGGGTTTACCCTGGTCATGGTCAGCGACCAAACCAACTGGCTGGACGAACTTAATGAGCGCCACCAGTTTTTCCCTCTCTTTCACCGGGTTTTCAACAGCTACCACCACGGTCGCAGTAAACGGGACAGCCGTTTTTTTATCGAGGTGCTGGCCGAGTTGAACTCTCCTCCGGCAGCCGCCATTTTTCTGGATGACGACCCGGGCAACGTGGAGCGCGCCCAGTCGGTGGGGATCAACACGGTCCTGGTAACCAGCCCTCGCCAGGCCCTCAAAGAACTGGCCCAAATCTTAGGGGTGATCGACCTTTAG
- the rpsA gene encoding 30S ribosomal protein S1, translating into MSGFEELFAEHEAAGEKLTPGQQITAEVVSIAREWIFIDLGGKSEGAVAKAEFIDQEGNCTVAVGDKVTVYFLAEKKQEKLFTTKVGGAATQAHLEEAYHSGIPVEGTVEAEGKGGFQVRISGNVRAFCPFSQMALRRVENNEEYLGQGFAFKIIEFREGGRNIILSRRRLLEEERAARKEELRQSLAVGDKVTGTVTSVQKFGAFVDIGGIEGLIPMSEIGWGTVEDIHSHLEPGREVEVVVKSLDWEKERYSLSLKDTLPDPWEGVAARFPEGSRHQGKVARLMDFGAFVTLAPGIDGLVHISKLGAGRRINHPREVVQPGETLEVEIEAIDSERRRLSLSVPPPAESEAAGEPAQSETRPAAGAAGKARKKAAAPADNRQDFREYQNQQGRQSDRPMGTLGDLLKAKMAEKGSK; encoded by the coding sequence ATGAGCGGTTTTGAGGAACTTTTTGCAGAACATGAAGCAGCCGGCGAAAAATTAACCCCCGGCCAGCAGATCACCGCCGAGGTTGTCAGCATCGCCAGGGAGTGGATTTTCATTGATCTGGGCGGCAAAAGCGAAGGGGCGGTAGCCAAGGCTGAATTTATTGACCAAGAAGGTAACTGCACGGTGGCGGTGGGAGATAAGGTAACCGTTTACTTTCTCGCCGAAAAGAAGCAGGAAAAGCTTTTTACCACCAAGGTTGGCGGGGCCGCCACCCAAGCCCACCTGGAAGAGGCTTACCACAGCGGGATTCCGGTGGAAGGCACGGTGGAAGCGGAAGGCAAGGGCGGCTTTCAGGTACGTATCAGCGGCAATGTCCGGGCTTTTTGCCCTTTTTCCCAGATGGCCCTGCGCCGAGTGGAAAACAACGAAGAGTACCTCGGCCAGGGTTTCGCCTTCAAAATTATCGAGTTTCGCGAAGGGGGGCGCAACATCATCCTTTCCCGCCGCCGGTTGCTGGAAGAGGAGCGGGCGGCCCGCAAGGAAGAGTTGCGGCAGTCCCTTGCGGTTGGTGACAAGGTGACCGGCACCGTGACCTCGGTGCAAAAGTTCGGCGCTTTTGTCGATATCGGCGGCATTGAGGGGTTGATCCCCATGTCGGAGATCGGCTGGGGCACGGTGGAAGATATTCACAGCCACCTGGAGCCGGGCCGCGAGGTGGAGGTGGTGGTCAAAAGCCTGGATTGGGAGAAAGAGCGTTACTCCTTGAGCCTGAAAGACACCCTGCCCGATCCCTGGGAAGGGGTGGCGGCCCGTTTTCCCGAGGGCTCTCGCCACCAGGGCAAGGTGGCCCGGCTGATGGACTTCGGGGCCTTTGTTACCCTGGCGCCGGGAATAGACGGCCTGGTACATATCTCCAAGCTTGGTGCCGGCCGGCGGATCAATCACCCCCGGGAGGTGGTACAGCCCGGTGAAACCCTGGAAGTGGAGATCGAGGCCATCGATTCCGAAAGGCGACGGCTTTCCTTAAGTGTGCCCCCACCGGCGGAGAGTGAAGCCGCCGGTGAGCCGGCTCAAAGCGAAACCCGGCCGGCCGCCGGAGCCGCCGGTAAAGCGAGGAAAAAAGCCGCCGCCCCGGCGGACAACCGCCAGGATTTCCGGGAGTACCAAAATCAGCAGGGTCGGCAGAGCGATCGCCCCATGGGAACTTTAGGGGATCTGCTCAAGGCTAAGATGGCGGAAAAAGGAAGCAAGTAA
- a CDS encoding amino acid ABC transporter substrate-binding protein, whose product MVEFGRRLGLVLLLLLLLAGVSAKAAPGKELLLAGVSLGLSGKYATMAHDQKLAFRLWEEEINAAGGLLGRKVQLTIYDDQSDPQKALEIYRRLLDEEGVDLLFAPFSSEITGAVLPLFEQHRFPLLASGAVADGLWQQGARYIFGIFTTADKIPANLMEMLFAHGIDGLALLHSADPFSQAAAEGVRKRAAWLGLELKLDAQFSDPEKDFAILLAEARELDSEVVIMAGHLEETIALRRAMLAMDWIPRVYYGTQGPANPSFIKRLGSGAEGVFGTEQWQYLGGISTPETEAFLAAYREKFGREASYFSVAAYSATQIMTKVIQQAGSLDGEKLRTELVELDTICLTGRFRVDARGRQIRNFSLVTQWQDGRQEVVWPRKLMTAEPRL is encoded by the coding sequence GTGGTTGAGTTCGGTCGACGACTGGGGCTGGTGCTGTTGTTATTGCTGCTCCTGGCCGGCGTCTCGGCCAAGGCTGCGCCGGGAAAAGAGCTGTTGCTGGCGGGAGTATCCCTGGGGCTGAGCGGTAAGTACGCCACCATGGCCCATGATCAGAAGTTGGCTTTTCGGCTGTGGGAAGAAGAAATCAATGCCGCTGGCGGTTTGCTGGGCCGCAAGGTTCAACTGACCATCTATGATGATCAGAGTGACCCGCAAAAGGCTCTGGAAATTTACCGGCGATTGCTGGACGAAGAAGGGGTGGATTTGCTTTTTGCCCCCTTTTCCAGCGAGATAACCGGAGCAGTGCTGCCGCTCTTTGAGCAGCACCGCTTTCCTTTGCTGGCCTCCGGGGCGGTGGCCGATGGGCTCTGGCAACAAGGGGCCCGTTACATCTTCGGGATTTTCACCACCGCCGACAAAATACCCGCCAATTTAATGGAAATGCTGTTTGCTCACGGCATCGACGGCCTGGCCCTGTTGCACTCCGCCGACCCGTTTTCCCAAGCCGCCGCCGAAGGGGTGCGGAAACGGGCCGCCTGGCTCGGCCTGGAGTTGAAGCTGGATGCCCAATTCAGCGATCCGGAAAAGGATTTTGCCATCCTGCTGGCTGAGGCCCGGGAGCTGGACAGCGAGGTGGTGATCATGGCCGGCCATCTGGAGGAGACCATAGCCCTGCGGCGGGCCATGCTTGCCATGGACTGGATTCCACGGGTCTATTACGGTACTCAGGGTCCGGCCAACCCGTCTTTCATCAAACGCCTGGGGTCGGGGGCCGAAGGGGTGTTCGGCACCGAACAGTGGCAATATTTGGGCGGCATCAGCACCCCGGAAACGGAAGCCTTTCTGGCAGCCTACCGAGAGAAATTCGGCCGGGAAGCCAGTTATTTCTCCGTCGCCGCCTACTCCGCCACGCAAATCATGACCAAAGTAATTCAACAGGCCGGCAGCCTGGATGGCGAGAAATTGCGCACCGAACTGGTCGAACTGGACACCATCTGCCTGACCGGGCGGTTCCGGGTGGACGCCCGGGGTCGGCAAATTCGTAACTTCAGCCTGGTTACCCAGTGGCAGGACGGCCGCCAGGAGGTGGTCTGGCCCCGTAAGCTGATGACCGCGGAGCCCAGGTTATGA
- a CDS encoding two-component system sensor histidine kinase NtrB: MKRLPGLFSPMLDHLRWWNRRLACRYTVGNLLMVLLVGGGFYFLALLPMARFIERCNISQMADAVDDIQRICEQSHNELLRTGVVPDSIEYILKQVATLSFIEDFLTANRLQILLVNNQQVLLAPDLPTPLPKATGKLLGTDKAYAERTSEPAALGALVEDLSVPQSSPEMVTLNGREYHLQGGTFSPWDWQFVVFRDSGHFLNTISQVHYAYFGTVILLLFWVLFSGYFFRRQVETPVNEMINALRQGKKPDYRGVYEFEFLSQRFAEYMEEQQALHRRFFQQQKLESVGVMAGGIAHDFNNLLTALYGQISLAELSLPADHPARAHLSLAEGSANRARFLTRQLLTFTTGNHLHRRPLTLSRLLPETARFALTGSNCELQFSADEDLWPTELDPEQMGNVFHNLVLNARDAMGDNGELTISCRNLELPADTRLPLPPGRYVRIVFQDNGCGMEPEVLSRIFDPYFSTKEKSSRKGTGLGLAICYSVINQHGGHIEVDSVKGQGTVFTLYLPATDGTDPVTEQLRAYLQQKGQKL, translated from the coding sequence ATGAAGCGGTTGCCTGGTTTGTTCAGCCCGATGCTTGATCATCTGCGATGGTGGAACCGGCGGTTGGCCTGCCGTTACACCGTGGGCAACCTGCTGATGGTTCTGCTGGTGGGGGGCGGTTTCTATTTTTTAGCCCTTCTGCCCATGGCCCGGTTTATTGAAAGATGCAACATCTCGCAGATGGCCGACGCCGTTGACGATATTCAACGTATTTGTGAACAAAGCCACAACGAACTGCTCCGGACCGGAGTAGTTCCAGACAGTATTGAATACATCTTGAAACAGGTTGCCACCTTAAGTTTTATCGAGGATTTTCTGACCGCCAACCGGCTGCAGATTCTTCTGGTCAACAACCAGCAGGTGCTGCTGGCGCCTGACTTGCCGACGCCTTTGCCGAAGGCGACCGGCAAGCTGCTGGGGACGGATAAAGCCTATGCCGAAAGGACTTCAGAACCGGCTGCGCTCGGGGCACTGGTGGAAGACCTGTCGGTTCCTCAGAGCTCCCCTGAGATGGTGACTCTCAACGGCCGGGAATATCACCTCCAGGGCGGCACCTTTTCGCCCTGGGACTGGCAGTTTGTGGTTTTCAGAGACAGCGGCCATTTCCTCAACACCATAAGCCAGGTGCATTATGCCTATTTCGGTACCGTCATCCTGCTGCTGTTCTGGGTTTTGTTCAGTGGTTATTTTTTCCGGCGGCAGGTGGAAACCCCGGTCAACGAAATGATCAACGCCTTGCGGCAAGGGAAAAAGCCGGATTACCGGGGAGTTTATGAGTTTGAATTTCTCTCGCAGCGTTTTGCCGAGTACATGGAAGAGCAGCAGGCCCTGCACCGGCGCTTTTTTCAGCAGCAAAAACTGGAATCAGTAGGGGTGATGGCCGGTGGCATTGCCCATGATTTCAACAACTTACTCACGGCTCTTTACGGCCAGATCAGCCTGGCGGAGCTTTCCCTGCCCGCCGACCATCCAGCCCGCGCCCATCTGTCGTTGGCCGAGGGCTCGGCCAACCGGGCCCGTTTCCTTACCCGGCAACTCTTAACCTTCACCACCGGCAACCACCTGCATCGGCGGCCGTTAACGCTATCCAGGCTGTTGCCGGAAACCGCCCGTTTTGCCTTGACCGGCAGCAACTGTGAACTGCAGTTCAGTGCCGATGAAGACCTTTGGCCGACCGAACTGGACCCGGAGCAAATGGGCAATGTTTTTCACAACCTGGTGCTCAACGCCCGGGATGCCATGGGCGATAACGGGGAACTGACGATCTCCTGCCGGAACCTGGAGTTGCCGGCCGACACCCGCTTGCCGTTGCCGCCGGGCCGCTACGTACGTATCGTCTTTCAGGATAACGGCTGCGGAATGGAGCCGGAAGTGCTCAGTCGCATCTTTGATCCCTATTTTTCCACCAAGGAAAAAAGCTCTCGCAAGGGAACCGGCCTGGGGCTGGCCATCTGTTATTCCGTGATCAACCAACACGGCGGCCACATCGAGGTTGACTCCGTAAAAGGGCAGGGCACGGTTTTTACCCTCTATCTGCCGGCGACCGATGGTACCGATCCGGTTACCGAGCAGTTAAGAGCCTATTTGCAACAAAAGGGGCAGAAGTTGTGA
- the recD gene encoding exodeoxyribonuclease V subunit alpha translates to MGPEMAQLMERLVKEEVLAEFDRHWLELLARLQPQSSPALLLTAALLRRAVDLGHVCLKLPEVAAWWPAEAAAMGYAAPSPSTLLAELRHSALVDSLEPGACSHLQGATEHGPPQVAVAPLVLSDNRLYLRRYWQYEMALADEIRARAVRVPAPPAPEVAAARLAELATAAGVELDQDQQAAVLGALNHYLTVISGGPGTGKTTIIFFILTLLTQMAREEGQGSDLRVLLLAPTGKATARLAETLRERAAEFSAMTIHRALGYQSCSPTIFRHNRSNPLAADLVVVDEASMVDLALMSKLFAAVSPRARLVLLGDKDQLASVEAGSILGDICLAAPQLDSAVIELSREFRFDPRRGIGALVRGIKAGEPATVLAVPVRVDGAQNDDPKGPPAEVTLSDQPGAPAENPTLRELVLAGFRPCLQASSPAEALARMNDFRLLCAHRRGPYGVEQLNSFCRQLLRAEGVLGEAAGRGAMGKEARGPADGLAPEGDYYRGQPVLVVANSYESRLFNGDLGIIWPSPDDAGQLMAFFPSAQGAPRMLPPGRLPRHETAFAMTIHKSQGSEFNQVAVVLPPEDSPLLSRELLYTAVSRARSRVHLFGPEQVLSRAVDRRVTRASGLAEILTRTENGHISAPI, encoded by the coding sequence ATGGGTCCGGAAATGGCCCAACTGATGGAACGCCTGGTCAAGGAAGAGGTGCTGGCCGAGTTTGACCGGCACTGGCTTGAACTGCTGGCCCGGCTGCAACCTCAGAGCTCCCCCGCCCTGCTGCTGACGGCGGCCTTGCTGCGCCGGGCCGTGGATTTGGGCCACGTCTGCCTTAAGCTGCCGGAGGTGGCGGCCTGGTGGCCGGCGGAAGCCGCGGCCATGGGTTATGCCGCCCCCTCGCCGTCGACCCTGCTGGCCGAGTTGCGCCACAGTGCCCTGGTGGACAGCCTGGAGCCTGGCGCGTGCAGCCATCTTCAGGGCGCAACCGAGCACGGGCCACCACAGGTCGCGGTGGCCCCTCTGGTATTGAGCGACAACCGGCTTTATCTGCGGCGCTACTGGCAGTACGAAATGGCCCTGGCCGATGAGATCAGGGCAAGGGCGGTAAGGGTACCCGCGCCGCCGGCGCCGGAGGTTGCCGCCGCCCGCCTGGCCGAACTGGCGACGGCAGCAGGGGTGGAACTGGACCAGGACCAGCAGGCGGCGGTACTGGGGGCGCTCAACCATTATCTAACCGTGATTTCCGGGGGACCGGGAACCGGCAAGACCACCATTATCTTTTTTATCCTGACCCTGCTGACCCAAATGGCCAGAGAAGAGGGACAGGGGAGCGATTTGCGGGTGCTGCTGCTGGCCCCCACCGGCAAGGCAACAGCTCGCCTGGCGGAGACCCTGCGGGAACGAGCGGCGGAGTTTTCCGCCATGACCATCCACCGGGCCTTGGGGTATCAAAGCTGTTCCCCCACCATTTTCCGCCATAACCGGAGCAACCCGCTGGCGGCCGACCTGGTGGTGGTGGACGAGGCCTCCATGGTGGACCTGGCCCTGATGAGCAAACTGTTTGCCGCCGTATCTCCCCGGGCCCGGTTGGTGCTGCTGGGCGACAAGGACCAACTGGCCTCGGTGGAGGCCGGCTCCATTCTGGGCGATATCTGTTTGGCCGCCCCGCAGCTGGACTCGGCGGTTATTGAGTTGAGCCGGGAGTTCCGCTTTGATCCTCGGCGGGGTATCGGCGCCCTGGTGCGAGGGATTAAGGCGGGAGAGCCGGCCACGGTACTGGCGGTGCCGGTGCGGGTGGATGGCGCCCAAAATGATGACCCCAAAGGGCCGCCAGCAGAGGTTACTTTAAGTGACCAACCCGGCGCTCCGGCGGAAAACCCCACCTTGCGCGAGTTGGTGCTGGCCGGTTTCCGGCCTTGCCTGCAGGCCTCTTCCCCGGCCGAAGCCCTGGCCAGAATGAATGACTTCCGCCTACTCTGCGCCCATCGCCGGGGACCATACGGGGTCGAGCAACTCAACAGCTTTTGCCGGCAACTGCTGCGGGCGGAAGGAGTGCTGGGAGAGGCGGCAGGCCGTGGGGCAATGGGAAAGGAGGCCAGAGGGCCGGCGGACGGACTCGCTCCGGAAGGGGATTATTATCGGGGGCAACCGGTGCTGGTGGTGGCCAACAGCTACGAAAGCCGGCTGTTCAACGGCGATCTGGGCATTATCTGGCCGTCGCCGGACGACGCCGGCCAACTGATGGCCTTTTTCCCGTCCGCCCAGGGGGCGCCCCGAATGCTGCCGCCGGGGCGGTTGCCCCGCCACGAAACCGCCTTTGCCATGACCATTCATAAAAGCCAGGGTTCGGAGTTCAACCAGGTGGCGGTGGTTCTGCCTCCGGAAGACTCACCCCTGCTCAGCCGGGAGCTGTTGTACACGGCTGTCTCCCGGGCTCGCAGCCGGGTTCATCTCTTCGGCCCCGAGCAGGTGCTCAGCCGGGCCGTTGACCGCCGGGTAACCCGCGCCTCCGGCCTGGCCGAAATTTTAACCAGGACCGAAAACGGCCATATCAGCGCACCAATATAA
- a CDS encoding DUF3786 domain-containing protein, with the protein MNPLELFKKTPQTNCGQCGHPACLAFAAAVTKGGEDPAKCPFLDLAALGLSRQEGPELAGVLRQRELELAEYLKSQVAGLDFAALAEPLGCRLEQDGSGRPVLVFNYLGQETRLNATGVWLEGVEPEDPRDRILLYSYVRSGGGPAPTNQWIGLESLPNTISKVRTLAVYGEQPLARLFHEYGHQRLLAAGLQLGGSSPAESTADLSMIIPVLPQLPQCLHFWAEAPEEGFAASAKVLYDARVLDFLDLESLIFTTERLVDRLTLLLQEPKSAALGKPEKK; encoded by the coding sequence ATGAACCCTTTGGAACTGTTCAAGAAAACCCCGCAGACCAACTGCGGCCAGTGCGGCCACCCCGCCTGCCTGGCCTTTGCCGCCGCGGTTACCAAGGGCGGAGAGGACCCTGCCAAGTGCCCTTTCCTCGACCTTGCCGCCCTGGGCCTCAGCCGGCAAGAGGGACCGGAGCTGGCCGGGGTGCTTCGCCAGCGGGAACTGGAACTGGCGGAGTACCTGAAAAGCCAGGTTGCCGGCTTGGACTTTGCCGCTCTGGCCGAGCCCTTGGGCTGCCGGCTGGAACAGGACGGCAGCGGCCGACCGGTGCTGGTGTTCAACTACCTTGGCCAAGAGACGCGGCTGAACGCGACCGGTGTCTGGCTGGAGGGGGTGGAGCCGGAGGACCCCAGGGACCGGATTCTGCTCTACAGCTATGTCCGTTCCGGCGGCGGCCCCGCCCCCACCAACCAATGGATCGGCCTGGAAAGCCTGCCCAATACCATTTCCAAGGTGCGCACCCTGGCCGTCTACGGCGAACAACCTTTGGCCCGGTTGTTCCACGAGTATGGCCACCAGCGGTTGCTGGCGGCCGGCTTGCAACTGGGCGGTTCATCCCCGGCCGAGTCCACCGCCGATCTCAGCATGATCATCCCGGTGCTGCCCCAACTGCCCCAGTGCCTGCATTTCTGGGCCGAGGCGCCGGAGGAGGGCTTCGCCGCCTCGGCCAAAGTACTGTACGATGCCCGGGTGCTGGATTTTCTCGATCTTGAATCCCTGATCTTTACCACCGAGAGGCTGGTGGATCGGCTGACCTTGCTGCTGCAGGAACCAAAGTCGGCAGCACTTGGCAAGCCGGAAAAAAAGTAA
- a CDS encoding C-GCAxxG-C-C family protein translates to MEKIPELCGQRAENIYSHRNFCCAESVLVTLNGAFKIGLAENTAAALGSGFCHGMGGAGCVCGALAGGEMVLGLLLGPRQEGGLAKKVFQKEIAAVMHDRFKERFGATCCRVLLKKRKEKQGASCAELTRGATELAAELLLTSRPELATKVDHDFLAVRDDKK, encoded by the coding sequence ATGGAAAAAATTCCCGAGCTTTGCGGCCAGCGGGCGGAAAATATTTACAGCCACCGCAACTTCTGCTGTGCCGAATCGGTACTGGTTACCTTAAACGGCGCTTTTAAAATCGGCCTGGCTGAAAACACCGCGGCCGCCCTGGGTTCCGGCTTCTGCCACGGGATGGGCGGGGCCGGCTGTGTCTGCGGGGCCCTGGCCGGGGGCGAGATGGTGCTGGGGTTGCTGCTGGGCCCACGCCAGGAAGGGGGGCTGGCCAAAAAGGTGTTCCAGAAAGAAATAGCGGCGGTGATGCATGATCGCTTCAAGGAGCGTTTCGGCGCCACCTGCTGCCGGGTGTTACTGAAAAAACGCAAGGAAAAGCAGGGGGCAAGCTGTGCTGAACTGACCCGGGGCGCCACGGAGCTGGCCGCTGAACTGCTGCTGACCAGCCGGCCGGAGTTGGCCACCAAGGTTGACCATGATTTTCTGGCGGTCCGGGACGACAAAAAATAA
- the xseA gene encoding exodeoxyribonuclease VII large subunit — translation MENPFDNRIQTVSELTRSIRGLLETSYSMVTVTGEISNLRRPSSGHLYFTLKDADAQLRAVLFRAQQRYLACTPADGLEVLCRGRISVYEPRGEYQLIIDFMDGKGAGLLRIAFDRLKAKLEAEGLFAPERKRPLPFLPKSIALVTSPQGAAVRDFLTQAAKRCPATAISIMPVRVQGDGAAAEIAQAIARLNQLARWDVIVLCRGGGSLEDLWAFNEEELARAVAASEIPVVSAVGHEVDFTIADFVADLRAPTPTAAAQMVLPDQEALAGAINEFNRRLAATLRRQLQEARQKLLAGQRLLGDPSRLLAQHHLRLDHLQAELGHGLRYHLHRCQERLNRFQAILQQRDPRRELARQRDRLQAGVMRLNFTINSIMVEKRNHLGRNAAILDAVSPLAVLGRGYAIARRTDGTVLRSARQAEIDEELSLILHDGQLSCNVKQIKPQ, via the coding sequence ATGGAAAACCCTTTCGACAACCGCATTCAAACCGTCTCGGAACTGACTCGCTCCATCAGGGGGCTGCTGGAAACCTCTTACTCCATGGTCACCGTGACCGGGGAGATCTCCAACCTGCGCCGCCCATCTTCCGGCCACCTCTACTTTACCCTGAAAGATGCCGACGCCCAGTTGCGGGCGGTACTGTTTCGGGCCCAGCAACGTTACCTGGCCTGCACCCCCGCCGATGGCCTGGAAGTTTTGTGCCGGGGGCGAATCTCGGTGTATGAGCCCCGGGGCGAATATCAGTTGATCATAGACTTCATGGACGGCAAGGGCGCCGGCCTGCTGCGCATCGCCTTTGATCGCCTGAAGGCCAAGCTGGAAGCCGAGGGGCTGTTTGCCCCTGAACGCAAACGACCCCTGCCCTTTCTGCCCAAAAGCATCGCCCTGGTTACCTCGCCCCAGGGGGCGGCGGTGCGGGACTTTCTGACCCAGGCGGCAAAACGCTGCCCGGCCACCGCCATCAGCATCATGCCGGTGCGGGTCCAGGGTGACGGGGCGGCGGCGGAAATCGCCCAGGCCATCGCCCGGCTCAATCAACTTGCGCGCTGGGACGTTATCGTGCTGTGCCGCGGCGGGGGTTCGTTGGAAGACCTCTGGGCCTTCAACGAGGAAGAACTGGCGAGAGCGGTGGCGGCGTCGGAAATTCCGGTGGTTTCGGCGGTGGGCCACGAGGTGGATTTCACCATCGCCGATTTCGTCGCCGACCTGCGCGCTCCCACCCCCACCGCCGCAGCGCAGATGGTCCTGCCGGACCAGGAGGCGCTGGCCGGCGCCATCAACGAATTTAACCGGCGGCTGGCCGCTACGCTGCGCCGGCAGTTGCAGGAGGCACGCCAAAAACTGCTTGCCGGCCAGCGCTTGCTGGGCGACCCCAGCCGCCTGCTGGCCCAGCACCACCTGCGGCTGGACCACCTCCAGGCCGAGTTGGGCCATGGTCTGCGTTACCACCTGCACCGCTGCCAAGAGCGCCTGAACCGCTTTCAGGCCATCTTGCAGCAGCGGGACCCCCGCCGGGAACTGGCCCGGCAGCGCGACCGCCTGCAGGCCGGGGTAATGCGGTTAAATTTCACCATTAACAGTATCATGGTGGAAAAACGTAACCATCTGGGCCGTAATGCTGCTATTCTGGATGCAGTCAGCCCTTTGGCCGTGCTTGGTCGCGGCTACGCCATTGCCCGCCGGACCGACGGCACGGTTTTGCGCTCCGCCCGGCAGGCCGAAATCGACGAAGAGCTCAGCCTGATCCTGCACGATGGCCAACTGAGCTGCAACGTCAAGCAAATCAAACCGCAATAA
- a CDS encoding YfgM family protein → MAEKKIFQPGKLKPAGSGTTNFFDELNLPPAAAEFLNVWYRHILAAIGIVVVAILTWSLSQQYVTSRAEQSSQQLSVAMQIADPAARAQALEEVASSYRRTGAGIWSRIELAHLARDAGDLEGAAQAYQELLGTISRRDARRPMVQLSLAQVLSELGQDEQALRYYRELAETPGFEAWGLLGTGDVMARRGDTEAAREKYRQVTEKTNAPLLVLEQAESRLR, encoded by the coding sequence GTGGCTGAAAAAAAAATCTTCCAACCGGGCAAGCTTAAACCCGCCGGCAGCGGCACCACCAACTTTTTCGATGAACTCAACCTGCCCCCGGCGGCGGCGGAGTTTCTCAATGTCTGGTACCGCCATATCCTGGCGGCCATCGGCATAGTGGTGGTGGCGATACTGACCTGGAGCCTGAGCCAGCAGTATGTAACCTCCCGCGCCGAACAGTCCTCCCAGCAGCTTAGTGTCGCCATGCAAATCGCCGATCCTGCCGCCCGGGCCCAGGCCCTGGAAGAGGTGGCTTCGTCCTACCGCCGCACCGGCGCCGGGATCTGGAGCCGTATTGAACTGGCTCACCTGGCCAGGGACGCCGGCGACCTGGAGGGAGCGGCTCAGGCTTACCAGGAGTTGCTGGGCACCATTTCCCGGCGTGATGCACGCCGCCCCATGGTGCAGTTGAGTCTGGCCCAGGTTTTGAGCGAACTGGGCCAGGATGAGCAGGCCCTTAGGTACTACCGGGAACTGGCCGAAACCCCGGGCTTTGAAGCCTGGGGACTGCTGGGCACCGGTGATGTAATGGCCCGCCGGGGAGACACCGAAGCGGCCCGGGAAAAATACCGCCAGGTGACGGAAAAAACCAACGCCCCGCTGCTGGTGCTGGAGCAGGCCGAGTCGCGCCTACGGTAA
- the panC gene encoding pantoate--beta-alanine ligase, which translates to MEIITQLEAMRGWAERRRREGGRIALVPTMGYFHEGHLHLMRLAATQARHVVVSLFVNPIQFAPGEDLADYPRDRQRDADLAADCGVEVLFCPEPEAMYPPTFRTSVTVTGLSSEVLCGRSRPTHFTGVATVLTKLFNLIRPHKAIFGEKDFQQLAVIRALVRDLNWDLEVVGHPIVREADGLAMSSRNVYMTKEQRQAALALPRALEEARRMVAAGETNPEGLRRQLAAGLEQAGLKWEYIEFVDPDSLAAAESITPGTVLALAARSGKTRLIDNCRL; encoded by the coding sequence ATGGAAATCATCACCCAGCTTGAGGCCATGCGTGGCTGGGCGGAGCGGCGGCGCCGGGAGGGAGGAAGAATTGCCCTGGTGCCCACCATGGGTTATTTCCATGAGGGGCATTTGCACCTGATGCGTCTGGCCGCCACCCAGGCCCGGCATGTGGTGGTAAGCCTCTTTGTCAACCCCATCCAGTTTGCCCCCGGTGAAGATCTGGCCGACTACCCTCGCGACCGGCAGCGCGATGCCGACCTGGCCGCCGATTGCGGGGTGGAGGTGCTCTTCTGCCCGGAACCGGAAGCCATGTACCCACCGACCTTCCGCACCTCGGTAACGGTTACCGGACTCAGCAGCGAAGTACTCTGCGGCCGCAGCCGCCCCACCCATTTCACCGGGGTGGCCACCGTGCTGACCAAGCTTTTCAACCTGATCCGCCCCCACAAGGCGATTTTCGGCGAAAAAGACTTCCAGCAACTGGCAGTGATCCGGGCCCTGGTACGGGATTTAAACTGGGATCTGGAGGTTGTCGGCCACCCCATCGTGCGGGAGGCCGACGGTCTGGCCATGAGTTCCCGCAATGTTTACATGACCAAGGAACAGCGGCAGGCAGCCCTGGCGCTGCCCCGGGCCCTCGAGGAAGCCCGCCGGATGGTAGCCGCCGGGGAGACAAACCCGGAAGGGTTGCGGCGCCAACTGGCCGCCGGGCTGGAACAGGCTGGCCTGAAGTGGGAGTACATTGAGTTTGTCGATCCCGATTCACTGGCGGCGGCTGAGTCGATAACCCCCGGCACCGTACTGGCCCTGGCGGCCCGCAGCGGCAAAACCAGGCTGATTGACAACTGTCGCCTGTGA